In Rhineura floridana isolate rRhiFlo1 chromosome 22, rRhiFlo1.hap2, whole genome shotgun sequence, a single genomic region encodes these proteins:
- the ZBTB3 gene encoding zinc finger and BTB domain-containing protein 3 yields the protein MEFPDHSTNLLRSLWEQQHEGFLCDCTVLVGSTQFLAHRAVLASCSAFFHMFYKERLDKRDLVSINNEIVTAPAFGLLLEFMYKGSLSFNDMPVEDILAAASYLHMNDIVKVCKKKLQARALAEADSTKKEEGPLGSSELLPSTSKCQLQVPEAQTLPLPQPCEAEKNKKEEWKGEKTGSDEPLASTLDVADTTQPGMEAPPLRPFPLPVIDISLSSPSSSTETISHSCSPPGNVAEGHPGIGPAPERYAKQRTGSLGAFCQKEPNRSSVKVKVEAIVISDEEPDVGEQLEEQSTDLRLETIFQRSTIEAGSAGGCGRHPASFEEPGGMEEVSSESGFLPQEHVPFHMIPVPGGQTFSNMVTPPLHEQMYLQDYESHSNFGIFTEDVPTCKTCGKTFSCSYTLRRHATVHTRERPYECRYCMRSYTQSGDLYRHIRKAHNEDLAAKRCKQDVENPS from the coding sequence ATGGAGTTCCCTGACCACAGCACGAACTTGCTGCGGAGCTTGTGGGAACAGCAACATGAGGGTTTCCTTTGCGACTGCACAGTGCTTGTGGGAAGCACCCAGTTTTTGGCCCACCGCGCCGTGCTGGCTTCCTGCAGCGCCTTTTTCCACATGTTCTACAAAGAGCGGCTGGACAAACGAGACTTGGTCTCCATCAACAACGAGATCGTCACAGCGCCAGCCTTCGGGCTGCTGCTGGAATTCATGTACAAAGGAAGCCTCTCCTTCAACGATATGCCGGTGGAAGACATCCTTGCGGCCGCCAGCTACTTGCACATGAATGACATTGTCAAGGTGTGCAAGAAGAAGTTGCAGGCCCGTGCCCTGGCAGAAGCAGACAGCACCAAGAAGGAAGAGGGTCCCCTGGGCAGCTCAGAGCTTCTGCCCAGCACCTCCAAGTGCCAACTGCAGGTGCCTGAGGCCCAGACGCTACCACTCCCTCAGCCATGTGAAGCAGAGAAGAACAaaaaagaggagtggaaaggagaGAAAACTGGTtctgatgagccattggcctcCACCTTGGATGTTGCGGACACCACACAGCCGGGGATGGAAGCTCCTCCACTGAGGCCTTTTCCACTGCCCGTCATTGACATCTCCCTCTCCAGCCCCAGCAGCTCCACCGAAACCATATCACACAGCTGCTCTCCGCCAGGAAATGTCGCCGAGGGCCATCCTGGCATAGGCCCTGCTCCGGAGAGATATGCGAAACAGCGGACAGGCAGCCTCGGCGCCTTTTGCCAGAAAGAGCCAAACAGGTCCTCTGTCAAAGTCAAGGTGGAAGCCATTGTGATCTCTGACGAGGAGCCAGACGTGGGGGAGCAACTGGAGGAACAGAGCACAGATTTGAGGTTGGAGACCATATTCCAGAGGTCCACCATAGAGGCAGGGTCAGCTGGAGGCTGTGGACGCCACCCGGCCAGCTTCGAAGAGCCGGGTGGGATGGAAGAGGTCTCTTCTGAGAGTGGTTTCCTGCCTCAAGAGCACGTACCCTTCCACATGATCCCCGTGCCGGGTGGACAAACCTTCTCCAACATGGTGACTCCACCCCTGCACGAACAGATGTACTTGCAGGATTACGAGTCCCACTCCAACTTTGGCATCTTTACGGAGGATGTGCCCACCTGCAAGACATGCGGAAAGACCTTCTCGTGCTCCTACACGCTGCGGCGCCACGCCACTGTCCACACGCGGGAGCGTCCCTACGAGTGCCGTTACTGCATGCGGAGTTACACGCAGTCTGGAGACCTTTACCGGCACATCCGAAAGGCCCACAATGAGGACCTGGCAGCCAAACGTTGCAAACAGGATGTGGAGAACCCCTCTTAG